One window of Saccharopolyspora phatthalungensis genomic DNA carries:
- a CDS encoding gluconeogenesis factor YvcK family protein has translation MRAVALGGGHGLQATLSALRRITSEVTAVVTVADDGGSSGRLRRELGMLPPGDLRKALAALADTDTDGQLWSTVFQHRFGGSGALAGHAVGNLVLAGLLEVLGDPVEVLDRACRLLGVQGRVLPMSTVPLDMAADVVGLDSDPDAIRTIRGQVAIASTPGRVKQIRLHANGGERPTACPQAVRAVSDADLVLLGPGSWFTSVLPHVLVPELHEALVTTAARRVVVLNLVPQPGETAGFSPEQHLDVLSQHAPRLRVDAVLADADSVPTPDRLRAAATALGAQTLLDKIAAPAVPGRHDPRALAASLRAALERRTDRWR, from the coding sequence CGGCGCTTCGCCGGATCACCTCCGAGGTGACGGCGGTGGTGACGGTGGCCGACGACGGCGGGTCGTCCGGCCGGCTGCGCCGCGAACTGGGCATGCTGCCGCCCGGCGACCTGCGCAAGGCGCTCGCCGCGCTCGCCGACACCGACACCGACGGTCAGCTGTGGTCGACGGTGTTCCAGCACCGCTTCGGCGGCAGCGGCGCCCTCGCCGGACATGCCGTGGGCAACCTCGTGCTGGCCGGGCTGCTCGAAGTGCTGGGCGATCCGGTCGAGGTGCTGGACCGGGCGTGCCGGCTGCTCGGCGTGCAGGGCCGGGTGCTGCCGATGTCGACGGTGCCGTTGGACATGGCCGCCGACGTCGTCGGGCTGGACTCCGATCCCGACGCGATCCGCACGATCCGGGGGCAGGTGGCCATCGCGAGTACGCCCGGACGTGTGAAACAGATCCGTTTGCACGCGAACGGTGGAGAGCGACCCACGGCCTGCCCGCAGGCCGTCCGGGCGGTGTCGGACGCCGATCTGGTGTTGCTCGGCCCCGGTTCGTGGTTCACCAGCGTGCTGCCGCACGTGCTGGTCCCGGAGCTGCACGAGGCGCTGGTGACCACCGCCGCACGCCGCGTCGTGGTGCTCAACCTCGTCCCGCAACCGGGGGAGACAGCGGGCTTCTCCCCCGAACAACATCTCGACGTACTCTCGCAACACGCACCCCGGCTGCGGGTCGACGCGGTATTGGCCGACGCCGACTCGGTGCCCACCCCGGACCGGCTTCGCGCTGCGGCCACCGCGCTGGGTGCGCAGACTCTGCTGGACAAGATCGCCGCGCCGGCCGTGCCGGGACGGCACGACCCGCGGGCGCTTGCGGCGAGCCTGCGGGCCGCACTGGAGAGGAGGACGGACCGGTGGCGATGA